A region of the Myxococcus stipitatus DSM 14675 genome:
GCGCGGCGGGAGCTGGTGCTGGGCTCGACGGAGGGGGAGTCCTGGGAGGTGGTGCCGCTGGACGTCGCGACCGCGGACGCGACGTGGCGGGTGCTCCACCTCATGGACGGCCAGCGCACGCTGATGGGCATCGCGACCGAGGCCCGCCTGAGCCTGACGCGCGTGTCGTGGGTCGCGCGAGAGCTCTACCAGCGCGCCGTGCTGGTGCAGACGGGCGGCCTGCGGGTGGATGCGCTGACGTACTACGAGCACCTGCGCTCGCTGGCGAGCATCGCGCGGAGGCGCTGGGGGACCTCCCCCATGGGGCCGCGGGGCTCCTGGACGGAGGAGACCTCTCGCCGGCTCACGCTGGGGTACCTGCTGGAGAGCCACCACCTCGTGGCGGCCGTCGCGGCGCATCGGGAGGCGGTGGTGGCGGCGCAGGCCACGGAGCGCGGGAAGGCGCTCTTGAGCGAGGGACTGTCGCGGGAGTCCGCGCGGCTCATCGGGCTGAAGCGCCTGCTGCTCGCGGCGGGGCTGACGGAGGAGGAGCTGGAGCAGGCGACTCCGCTCTCGTCCATGCTGGCGCTCATCGAGCACCTGCGCTGGCTGGGGACGGAGGATGCGCTGTCCTATGCGGCGTGCATGGGCGTGGGGATGCGCGAGCCCGACGAGGGCGATGACGGAGACCTCCGCGAGTGGATGGAGCCCTTCGCGGACTCCGGTCCGCTGAGCGCCACGGAGCAGGCGCGCATCCGCCAGCGGCTCATCACCTGCTGCCGCCTCACCATGGCGCACCACCGCGAGCTCATCGGCTTCTACGGCGCGGAGGGCGGCCCTCGCGTCTTCACGGGGGAGTGACGCGTCAGGGCTTGCGCGCCTCTTCCAGCGCGCTCAGGTCCACCAGCCCGCTGATGTCCGACGAGGGGATGAAGCCCAGCTCCTGAGCGTGCTTCGCGGCGGTGCTCAAGGCGGACGGCACCGGGTCCAGGCTGGGCTCCAGGCGGGAGAAGGCCCCCTGGAGGATGGGCGCCGCCAGGGGCTTCTGCGTCAGCTTGCCGAAGGCGGTGTTGACCTGGGTGGCGAAGGTCTCCGGCTCCTGCTTCCAGCGCTCGGTCAGCTTCACGTGCGCGCGCAGCAGGGCGACGATGCGCGGGCGCTGCGTCTCCAGCACCTTGCGCGTCGTCACGACGACGGTGGTGGGGAAGCGCCCCTCGGGCCACAGCGTCTTCTCGTCCACGAGAATCTGCCCGCCGCCCCCAGGGTCCATGAGCATGCGCGTGCCCCAGGGCTCCGGCACCCAGGCGCCTTCGATGCCGCCGCGCAGGTACTGCACCAGGATGTCCGAGTTGCTCAGCGGCACGATTTGCACGTCGCCCTTGCCGTCCAGCTGGGTGTTCAAGCCCTGCTGCTCGAGCCAGTAGCGCAGCGCGATGTCCTGGGTGTTGCCGAGCTGGGGCGTCGCCAGCTTCTTGCCCTTCAGCTCCGCGGCGCTCTTCGCGGTGCGCGTCACCAGCATGGCGCCCCCGTTCACGGCGCCCGCGATGATGCGCAGCTCCCGCCCGGCCTTGAGGAACGTGTTGATGGCGGGCCCGTTGCCCACGTAGGAGACGTCGAGCGAGCCCGCCACCAGCGCCTCCATGGCCGCGGGCCCCGCGTTGAACTGCTTCACCTCCAGCTTCCCCACGCCGGGCTCGGAGGCGAACGTGCCCTCCGAGTGGCCCACCAGCGCTTGCGCATGCGTGATGTTCGGGAAGAAGCCCAGGCGCAGCGGCGCGTCCGCTCCGCGCGAGGACTCGCGCTTGCAACCCGCGCCGAGCACCACCAGTCCGGCGAGCACGAACACCCAGGGCAACCGAAGGGCACGCATAGGCACGTGAAGAGAGGGACGGCGGGGTGGGTTGGCAACGGGGATGCCGCCGAAGCGTCCTACAGCGCCCCTTCCAGGCCCCAGCGGCGGCGCAGCCGGCCCTCCACCGTCTGGAAGAGGACACGGTCCACCGTGATTCCGATGAGGATGATGGCCACCATGACGGCCATGACTTGAGGCACGTCCATCAGCTCGCGGCCCACGGTGAGCAGCTGCCCCAGGCCGCCGGACACGAAGAGCAATTCACCGGCGAGCAGCGCGCGCCACGCGAAGCTCCACCCCAGCTTGAGGCCGGTGACGATGCCGGGCAGCGCCGCGGGCAGCAGCACGCCGAACTGGAAGCGCAGGCCCCGGACGCCCAGCGTGCTCGCGACGCGCAAGAGCTGCGGGTCCACGCCCTGCACGCTGTCCTCCGTGGCGATGGCGATGCCCAGCACGCTGCCCATCACCACGACGAAGAGGATGGCGGTGTCCGTCAGGCCGAACCACAAGAGCGCCAGGGGCAGCCAGCAGATGGAGGGCAGGGCTTGCAGGCCCATCACCACGGGCTTCACCGCGTTGCGGAAGAAGGTCAGCCGCGCCATCAACAGGCCCAGCGGGACACCGATGGCCACCGAGACGAAGTAGGCGCGCCCCAGCCGCCCCAGCGAGCGGAGCGTCGCCTCCCACAGGCTTCCGTTCGCGGCCATCTTCCCCAGGCTCCTCGCCACGGTGAAAGGCCCGGGGAAGAGGTACGGGGACCACACGCCCAGGCGGGAGAGTCCCTCCCACGCGCCGAGCAGCAACACCAACAGGAGGAGCTTCTGGGCGAAGCCCTGGAGCCTCGAGTCGCGCTTCATGGTTCACCTCGCGGGCCGGGGCAGTCCGGGCGGGGACAGCACGGGGCTTGTCACCGCGGGCGTGGAGGCTCTCGATGGCGGCGGGGAGTCGGGGATGTTGGTTCGCTCCACTTCACTCAGCAGCCTCTGGACGTGGCGGACCATCTCCGTGAGGGCCGCGTCGTCCGGGCGGCGCGGCATGGGGAGGTGGACCTCCAAATCCCTCACGATGCGGCCCGGACGCGGCGCCATGAGGACCACGCGGGTGCCCAGCATGAGGGCCTCGTGGACGTCGTGGGTGACGAAGACCACCGTCTTGTGGGTGCGCATCCAGATGGACTGGAGGAGCTCCTGCATGTGGATGCGCGTCTGCGCGTCCAGCGAGCCGAAGGGCTCGTCCATGAGGAGCACGGTGGGGTCCACGGCGAGGGCGCGGGCCAGGCTCGCGCGCATCTTCATGCCGCCGGAGAGCTGGTGGGGGAGGGTCTCCTCGAAGCCCTGGAGGTGGACGCGGCGGATGTACTGGTCCGCGCGCTCCTTGCGCTCGGCGCGGGGCACGCCTCGGGCGGCCAGGGCGAAGGTGATGTTGCCGCGCACGCTGAGCCACGGGAAGAGGGCGGCCTCCTGGAACATGAGGAGGCGGTTGGGCCCGGGGCCGGTGATGGGCTGTCCGTCAATGGACACCGTGCCGCCGGTGGGGCGCACGTGGCCCGCCAGTGCGTAGAGGAGCGTGGACTTGCCGCACCCGGAGGGGCCGAGCAGGCAGATGAACTCCCCCGAGCGGACGTTGAGGTCCACGTCCTCGAGGGCCACGACCTTGTTGGCGTAGCGATGTCCGAGCTGGGTGACGGATATCTTCGCGTGGTCGGCTTCCACATGGGCCGGCCGGAGCAGGCGCAGCGAGCTTCGCCATCGGCCGAGGAGGGCACGCAGCATCGGCCACAAGCTAGGCACCTGTGGGCAGGAGGGAAGTGGGTGTAGGGCTTCCTCGGAGGCGCCCGTCAAGCCGCTTCCCTGCCCGGCAGCCGTGCCGTGGGAGTGGAGACAGGCGCTTCGTGTCTGGCCTCAGGAAAGTAGGGACGCCGACGACGCTGGCTGGCCGTGTCTGTTTGACTGCCTTGGACCTGGGTACAGGGGCCTGGGGTTGCGACCCATTGGATTGCAACGGCAAACCTGGGAACCTTCCTGGAATGCACGTCGGGAAATACCAACTCATCCGCAAGCTGGCGACGGGAGGCATGGCGGAGGTGTTCCTGGCCAAGGCCGAGGGCCCCGGGGGCTTCGAGAAGACCTTGGTCCTCAAGCGCATCCTCCCGCACCTGGTGGAGGACCCGTCCTTCGTGGAGATGTTCCTGGAGGAGGCGAAGCTCGTCGCGCAGCTGAACCACCCGAACGTCGTCCAGATTTTCGACTTCGGTGAGTCCGAGGGGACCTTCTTCCTGGCGATGGAGCTCATCGACGGGCCCAACCTGCGGCGCTGGCGAAGGCAGGCGGACTCCCGAGGCGTGTTCCTGCCGCCCAACCTCTGCGCGAAGGTGGTGGCGCATGCCGCGGAGGGCCTGGCGTTCGCGCATGACTTCGAGGACGCCATCACGGGGCAGCCGCTCGGGTTGATTCACCGGGACGTGAGCCCGGACAACATCCTGGTGTCGCGGCAGGGCGCGGTGAAGGTGGTGGACTTCGGCATCGCCAAGGTGGTGGGGCAGAAGCACCGCACGCAGACGGGCATCGTGAAGGGCAAGGTGGCGTACATGCCGCCCGAGCAGGTGCGGGCGGACCCGTTGGACCGGCGCGTGGATGTGTATGCGTTGGGCGTGGTGCTGTATGAGCTGCTCACGGGACGTCTGCCATTCGAGGGGGCGTCGGAGCTGGCGATGATGCAAGCCATCATCTCGCGCGAGCCGGTGCCGGTGACGCACTTGCGTGAGGATGTCCCCAATGCGCTCCAGTCCATCCTGGCGGTCGCGCTGAGGAAGAATCGCGAGGACCGCTATCCGGACTGCCGCGCGCTGCAAGCGGACCTGGAGCGCTTCGTGTTGTCGACGGGGGAGTCGGTGGGCGCGTATCAGATTGCGCGCGCCGTCTCGCAGGTGGTGGATGAGCACCTGGTTCCGACGCCCGTGTCCATGCGGGCGATGGACAGCGCCCCGGAGCGCACGACGCCGCTGGGGCCTGTCTCCAAGGGGGCGGCGGCGCCGACGGATGTGTCCGACCAGCCGACGGAGCAGCGGCCCTCGGCGGCGCGGCGGGGCGTGAGAGCGAGGCGGCTGCCCCTCGTGGTGGGCGGCGCGGCGCTGGTCGCCTCGGCGGGAGCGTTCGTGCTGGTGGGGGGCGGGAAGACGCCGCCTGCGCCGCGGGCGCATGGGGATGTCGTGGTGCGGGCGGCCCCGGTCGCGAAGGTGGAGGAGGCGCCGCGTCCGGCTGTGCCCACGGAGCAGGTGGCCCCGGTCGCGAAGGTGGAGCCCGTGGCTGCGCCCACGGTGGAGAAGCCCCAGGTCCAGCACGCGGAGGCGAGTGATTCCGGGAAGCCGGAGGACGTCGTGCCGGTCGTCGCTGCCGCGCAGCCGTCGCCACCCTCGACGAGGACAGCCCCCGCGGCGCGGAAGGTGAAGGCCGCGCCCTTGCCGTTGGGCTCGGTGGAGTTCCGCATCCGGCCCTATGCGGCCATCTACCTCGACGGGAAGCTGCTGGGCGAGACGCCCATGGGCATCGTCGACCTGCCCGCGAAGAAGTACGTCGTGACCGCCGTCAACCGGGACCTGGACAAGCGCGTCACGCGCGACTTCGAGGTGAAGGCGGGCACGGCGAATGTCTTCAAGCTCAACCTGTTGGCGGACTGAGCGGGACTGCCTACCGCGTCTCCTCCGCCGTGGCTTCGGCGGCGGGCGCGGGAGGCGCGGCGGGCGCGGGGGGCGTCGACTCCTCGCGTGAGCCCATCACCGTGTTCAGCGCGGACCCCAGCGCCGAACCCACGTTCTTCTTCAGTCCAGAGCCCGCCTCGCCCAAGCGCGTGCGCAGGTCCTTCTTCCCTTCGGGCTCGGCCTTCGTCTCGGGGGGGACCGCGGGATTCTCCTCGGGGGGAGGTGTCGCGACGACCTTGGGGGCCTCTTCGACGGGAGGCGTGACGGGGTTGCGCTTCACCTGCTTGCGCACCGACTCGAAGTCCCGCGTCACCTTGGGGCCCACCGGCACGGGGAGCTGGGCGTCGGGGCGCAGCGACAGCGCGACGCGGAAGGACTCCATGGCCTGCTGTCTCCGCCCCAGGTCGGCCAGGACGATGCCTCGGTAGAGCTCCACCTCCACCTGCTCCTGGGGCGTGGACGCCACCTGCTTCGCCTGGCCCAGCCAGTTGAGCGCCTTCTCGTAGTCGAGTGATTCGTGCATCGCGATGGCACGAGTCATTCGATGGCGGAAGAGGTCCGCGCTGCTCTCGGCGCTGGAGGCGCTCGCTTGAGGAGTCGCGGTGGCGAGTCCGGGTGTGAGCCAGGCCCAGAGCACCACCGTCCATGCTCTCCAATGTCCCCGGCTCATCGAAGATTCCATGCTTACCGAGAATAGCATGGAGCTTCGGGAGGCCTGTACTCGAGAGGGTTCAGGCGGTGGCGGCGGCCTGCTCGGTGCGGCGGTGCATGCGGGAGCGCAAGGCGAGCCACGTGGTGAAGAGGAGCAGCGCGACGCCCACGGCGGTGAAGGCGCCGCCCACGCGCAAGGAGGAGCGCCGGTCATCGCGTGTCACCTCGAGCGCATCCGTCTTGGGCGAGGCGAGGAAGCGCTCCACCTGCTCCTTCACGGCGATGGCTTCGCGCTCATCCGTGGCCCACTGGGCGAAGAGGGGGAACTTCCCCTGCGTCGTCTCCAGCTCCGGGCGGAAGATGGGGACGGACTTGCGGCGGGCGCTGCGGCTGCGCTCCAGCTTCACGGACTGGATGGCGTCGAGGGGCAGCTTCGCGACCTCCTCGCGGGTCAGCCAGCCGGAGCGGGTGAGGGTGCAGGGCCCGCCCGCCTCGCAGCGGAAGTCCATGCGGGACTTCCCATCGAGGAGCCACAGGCCGAGCACCAGGAAGGGCACGGCCAGGATGAAGAAGGCCACCGCCCCGATGGCGGTGGAGCGGCTGGCGAGGGGCTTGTCGTCGTCGGAAGGGGCGGGGATGGGCTCGCTCACGAGGTCTGCTCATAGACCCGTGGGGCCCGGGCTGGCAGCGGTTTCGTCAGCGGCGGAGCCCCCGGGCAAAGCCCGGTGTCGGCTTCAATAAGTTCAGGGACTTGGGGCGCCGTGCGGCCGGAGGCTCGATGGGTAGCGGACGGCCATGCGCCGCGCGTCTCCCATCCCCGGGCCCTGGTGTCTCCGCTTCAGGGTGAACACCTCAACCACCAGGGCACTCGAGCAAGGCAGGAGCCGCGCATGAAGGCCGTCGCTGTCTTTCCTGGGAAGAGGCAAGTGCGCGTCATCGACGCGCCTGAACCCGAGCTCCAGGCTCCGACCCAGGTGAAGGTGCGCACCCATGAAGTCGGCGTGTGCGGCACCGACAAGGACATCGTCTCCTTCACCTACGGCACGCCGCCTCCGGGTCTCGACTACCTCATCCTCGGACACGAGTGTCTGGGTGAAGTCGTGGAGGTCGGCCCCGCCGTCCAAGGACTCCAGAAGGGTGACTGGGTGGTGCCTCGCGTGCGCAGACCTTGCCCGCACGCCCTCTGCCCCGCATGCCGGGGCGGACACCCCGACTTCTGCATCACCGGTGACTTCACCGAGCGCGGCATCAAGGAAGCCCCTGGCTTCTGCTCGGAGCACTTCGTGGAGGACGTGGCCTATCTGCACCGTGTCGCCACCGAGTTGCATGACGTCGCCGTGCTCACCGAGCCCCTCACCATCGCGGAGAAGGCGCTGCGGCAGCTCGACCTCATCCAGGAGCGCCTGCCGTGGAGGCCCGTGCCAGGGCGCGCCGTCGTGCTGGGCGCGGGGCCCGTGGGCCAGCTCGGCGTGCTCACGCTGCTGCGGCGCGGCTTCGCCACCACCGTGTACTCGCACAGCCGAAAGCCCAACGTGAAGGCCGAGGCCGCGGAGGCCGTGGGCGCGCCCTACCTCTCCACGCAGGACATCTCCCCCGAGGAGCTGGTCCGGCGAGCAGGCGCACCCGACGTCATCTACGAGGCCGCCGGCACCGCGAAGGCCGCCTTCGAGGCGCTGAAGTCCCTGTCACCCAATGGCGTCTTCATCTTCACGGGGGTGCCGTCGAAGTCCGAACAGATGTCCCTGGGGGGCGATGACTTCCTCAAGCAGCTCGTGTTGAACAACCAGGTCCTGCTGGGCACGGTGAACGCGGCGGCCTCGGACTTCGATGCGGCGCTGGAGGACCTGGCCCGCTTCCGTGCGCGGTGGCCAGGGGGGCTCGAGCGGCTCATCACCGCGCGCCACCCTCCTGAATCCTTCTTCGACGTGGTGACGGGCAAGGCAGGCGGCGGCATCAAGCACGTCATCACCTTCACCTGAGGCGAGGTGCATAT
Encoded here:
- a CDS encoding ABC transporter substrate-binding protein; its protein translation is MRALRLPWVFVLAGLVVLGAGCKRESSRGADAPLRLGFFPNITHAQALVGHSEGTFASEPGVGKLEVKQFNAGPAAMEALVAGSLDVSYVGNGPAINTFLKAGRELRIIAGAVNGGAMLVTRTAKSAAELKGKKLATPQLGNTQDIALRYWLEQQGLNTQLDGKGDVQIVPLSNSDILVQYLRGGIEGAWVPEPWGTRMLMDPGGGGQILVDEKTLWPEGRFPTTVVVTTRKVLETQRPRIVALLRAHVKLTERWKQEPETFATQVNTAFGKLTQKPLAAPILQGAFSRLEPSLDPVPSALSTAAKHAQELGFIPSSDISGLVDLSALEEARKP
- a CDS encoding ABC transporter permease, with the protein product MKRDSRLQGFAQKLLLLVLLLGAWEGLSRLGVWSPYLFPGPFTVARSLGKMAANGSLWEATLRSLGRLGRAYFVSVAIGVPLGLLMARLTFFRNAVKPVVMGLQALPSICWLPLALLWFGLTDTAILFVVVMGSVLGIAIATEDSVQGVDPQLLRVASTLGVRGLRFQFGVLLPAALPGIVTGLKLGWSFAWRALLAGELLFVSGGLGQLLTVGRELMDVPQVMAVMVAIILIGITVDRVLFQTVEGRLRRRWGLEGAL
- a CDS encoding ABC transporter ATP-binding protein, with the translated sequence MLRALLGRWRSSLRLLRPAHVEADHAKISVTQLGHRYANKVVALEDVDLNVRSGEFICLLGPSGCGKSTLLYALAGHVRPTGGTVSIDGQPITGPGPNRLLMFQEAALFPWLSVRGNITFALAARGVPRAERKERADQYIRRVHLQGFEETLPHQLSGGMKMRASLARALAVDPTVLLMDEPFGSLDAQTRIHMQELLQSIWMRTHKTVVFVTHDVHEALMLGTRVVLMAPRPGRIVRDLEVHLPMPRRPDDAALTEMVRHVQRLLSEVERTNIPDSPPPSRASTPAVTSPVLSPPGLPRPAR
- a CDS encoding serine/threonine protein kinase, producing the protein MHVGKYQLIRKLATGGMAEVFLAKAEGPGGFEKTLVLKRILPHLVEDPSFVEMFLEEAKLVAQLNHPNVVQIFDFGESEGTFFLAMELIDGPNLRRWRRQADSRGVFLPPNLCAKVVAHAAEGLAFAHDFEDAITGQPLGLIHRDVSPDNILVSRQGAVKVVDFGIAKVVGQKHRTQTGIVKGKVAYMPPEQVRADPLDRRVDVYALGVVLYELLTGRLPFEGASELAMMQAIISREPVPVTHLREDVPNALQSILAVALRKNREDRYPDCRALQADLERFVLSTGESVGAYQIARAVSQVVDEHLVPTPVSMRAMDSAPERTTPLGPVSKGAAAPTDVSDQPTEQRPSAARRGVRARRLPLVVGGAALVASAGAFVLVGGGKTPPAPRAHGDVVVRAAPVAKVEEAPRPAVPTEQVAPVAKVEPVAAPTVEKPQVQHAEASDSGKPEDVVPVVAAAQPSPPSTRTAPAARKVKAAPLPLGSVEFRIRPYAAIYLDGKLLGETPMGIVDLPAKKYVVTAVNRDLDKRVTRDFEVKAGTANVFKLNLLAD
- a CDS encoding tetratricopeptide repeat protein; translated protein: MSRGHWRAWTVVLWAWLTPGLATATPQASASSAESSADLFRHRMTRAIAMHESLDYEKALNWLGQAKQVASTPQEQVEVELYRGIVLADLGRRQQAMESFRVALSLRPDAQLPVPVGPKVTRDFESVRKQVKRNPVTPPVEEAPKVVATPPPEENPAVPPETKAEPEGKKDLRTRLGEAGSGLKKNVGSALGSALNTVMGSREESTPPAPAAPPAPAAEATAEETR
- a CDS encoding glucose 1-dehydrogenase, which produces MKAVAVFPGKRQVRVIDAPEPELQAPTQVKVRTHEVGVCGTDKDIVSFTYGTPPPGLDYLILGHECLGEVVEVGPAVQGLQKGDWVVPRVRRPCPHALCPACRGGHPDFCITGDFTERGIKEAPGFCSEHFVEDVAYLHRVATELHDVAVLTEPLTIAEKALRQLDLIQERLPWRPVPGRAVVLGAGPVGQLGVLTLLRRGFATTVYSHSRKPNVKAEAAEAVGAPYLSTQDISPEELVRRAGAPDVIYEAAGTAKAAFEALKSLSPNGVFIFTGVPSKSEQMSLGGDDFLKQLVLNNQVLLGTVNAAASDFDAALEDLARFRARWPGGLERLITARHPPESFFDVVTGKAGGGIKHVITFT